The Planktothrix serta PCC 8927 genome includes a region encoding these proteins:
- the treZ gene encoding malto-oligosyltrehalose trehalohydrolase, with amino-acid sequence MKIGANYLGDNCCEFRVWSPLRKTVAVKIISPEERLIALERDEQGYWSKTVENISPGSRYFYQLDGESTHPDPASHSQPEGVHAASEVIDQNTFVWQDNDWKTIPLDELIVYELHVGTFTPEGTFEAIIPRLPDLLKLGINAIELMPIAQFPGDRNWGYDGVYLYAAQNSYGGVEGLKRLVNACHQQGVAVILDAVYNHFGPEGNYIGEFGPYFTERYRTAWGFAINYDQAYCQGVRDFIIENALYWLRDFHIDALRLDAADNIFDLGAKHILQELADNVAEFSQQQGRKFYLMAETDLNDAKLIRSKAVGGYGLDVQWCDDFHHAIHTVLTGENMGYYKDYGRCEQLAKSYRESFIYTWDYSPNRKRLHGESAKDCPPYQFLVFSQNHDQIGNRLLGERLTALVSYEALKLAAVTVLLSPYIPLLFMGEEYGEPAPFQYFISHSDQDLIEAVRKGRKADFEAFHLAGDAPDVQSREIFDQCKLNWQLKQEGKHQALWKLYQTLIQLRKSIPALKLRDRNHQEVHCIEENKLLSFRRWFEDNQVFCLINYSKNPVSYSPDLIGKTWHKRIDSTDKKWMGSGSNLPETLRDTSELTLVPESFVLYET; translated from the coding sequence ATGAAAATCGGTGCTAATTATTTAGGTGATAATTGCTGTGAATTTCGCGTCTGGTCGCCCTTAAGAAAAACTGTTGCTGTTAAGATTATCTCCCCCGAAGAACGGTTAATTGCTTTAGAACGGGATGAACAAGGATACTGGAGTAAAACGGTTGAAAATATTTCCCCAGGAAGCCGTTATTTTTATCAATTAGATGGCGAATCTACTCATCCTGATCCCGCTTCCCATTCTCAACCGGAAGGGGTTCATGCTGCATCTGAAGTCATCGATCAAAATACCTTTGTTTGGCAGGATAACGACTGGAAAACGATTCCCTTAGATGAATTAATTGTTTATGAATTGCACGTTGGTACATTTACCCCAGAGGGAACCTTTGAGGCAATTATTCCCCGTCTTCCTGACTTATTAAAGTTAGGAATTAATGCTATTGAATTAATGCCAATTGCTCAGTTTCCAGGCGATCGCAATTGGGGTTATGATGGCGTTTATCTGTATGCGGCTCAAAATTCTTATGGAGGCGTAGAAGGGTTAAAACGCTTAGTCAATGCTTGCCATCAGCAAGGCGTTGCCGTGATTTTAGATGCCGTTTATAATCACTTTGGCCCGGAAGGAAATTATATAGGAGAATTCGGCCCCTATTTTACCGAACGTTATCGAACAGCTTGGGGTTTTGCGATTAATTATGACCAAGCTTATTGTCAGGGTGTCAGAGATTTTATCATTGAAAATGCTCTATATTGGTTAAGAGATTTTCATATTGATGCCTTGAGATTAGATGCGGCGGATAATATTTTTGATCTCGGTGCTAAACATATTTTACAGGAATTAGCCGATAACGTAGCGGAATTTTCTCAACAGCAAGGTCGGAAGTTTTATTTAATGGCAGAAACGGATTTAAACGATGCTAAATTAATCCGTTCAAAAGCGGTAGGAGGCTATGGTTTAGATGTGCAGTGGTGCGATGATTTTCATCATGCCATTCATACGGTATTAACGGGTGAAAATATGGGGTATTACAAAGATTATGGTCGCTGCGAACAGTTAGCCAAATCTTATCGAGAAAGCTTTATTTATACTTGGGATTATTCACCCAACCGTAAACGGTTACATGGAGAGTCGGCGAAAGATTGCCCCCCCTATCAATTTTTAGTTTTTAGTCAAAATCATGACCAAATTGGCAACCGTTTATTAGGGGAAAGGTTAACGGCTTTAGTCTCTTATGAAGCGTTGAAATTAGCGGCTGTAACGGTGTTACTGTCGCCTTATATTCCCTTATTATTTATGGGGGAAGAATATGGAGAACCTGCACCCTTTCAATATTTTATTAGTCACTCGGATCAAGATTTAATTGAAGCGGTGCGAAAAGGGCGAAAAGCAGATTTTGAAGCGTTTCATCTCGCGGGTGATGCTCCTGATGTTCAAAGTCGAGAAATCTTTGATCAATGTAAGTTAAATTGGCAGTTGAAACAGGAAGGAAAACATCAAGCTTTATGGAAATTATATCAAACTTTGATTCAGTTACGCAAGAGTATTCCAGCGTTAAAATTACGCGATCGCAATCATCAAGAAGTCCACTGTATTGAGGAGAATAAATTATTATCCTTCCGGCGTTGGTTTGAAGACAATCAGGTTTTTTGTCTGATTAATTATAGTAAAAATCCAGTTTCCTACAGTCCTGATTTAATCGGTAAAACTTGGCATAAACGCATAGATTCTACTGACAAAAAGTGGATGGGTTCAGGATCGAATTTACCCGAAACCTTAAGGGATACTTCAGAATTAACTTTAGTTCCCGAAAGTTTTGTTTTGTATGAAACTTGA
- a CDS encoding DMT family transporter, translated as MQQPQTQAKLPFQPLLLIAPFFFWGTAMVAMKGVIPHTTPFFMAGVRLVPAGVLVLLAGLLAGRPQPQGWRAWLWISIFGAVDATLFQGFLAQGLMRTGAGLGSVMIDSQPLAVAILSLWLFQEIIGFWGWLGLAIGLIGISFIGLPDDWILGLFNPELFTTSASLTQLFNSGEWLMLLAALSMAVGTVLVRWVCRYADPVMGTGWHMIIGGLPLFGLSAILETQQWQNIDLSGWVAMGYSTTFGSAISYGLFFYFASSGSLTSLSSLTFLTPVFALLFGNFFLQEVLSPLQSMGVGLTLVSIYLVNQRDTLAEKLKIKRSKDLTLSQPETNLLQPTEGNSVELPIEIKEVETSPSPSLHPKL; from the coding sequence ATGCAGCAACCGCAAACCCAAGCCAAATTACCCTTTCAGCCCTTATTGTTAATTGCCCCGTTCTTCTTTTGGGGGACGGCGATGGTAGCCATGAAAGGCGTTATTCCCCATACAACGCCGTTTTTTATGGCGGGAGTGCGGTTAGTCCCGGCTGGGGTTTTGGTACTCTTAGCGGGGCTGCTGGCCGGACGTCCGCAACCGCAAGGCTGGCGAGCTTGGTTATGGATCTCAATTTTTGGGGCTGTGGATGCAACTTTATTTCAAGGATTTTTAGCCCAAGGGTTAATGCGGACGGGGGCCGGGTTAGGATCGGTGATGATCGACTCCCAACCCTTAGCCGTTGCGATTTTATCCCTGTGGTTATTTCAAGAAATTATTGGGTTTTGGGGATGGTTAGGGTTAGCTATTGGTCTAATTGGAATTAGTTTTATTGGTTTACCCGATGATTGGATTTTAGGCTTATTTAATCCCGAATTATTCACCACTTCTGCAAGTCTAACTCAACTGTTTAATAGTGGGGAATGGTTAATGTTATTAGCAGCATTATCAATGGCGGTGGGGACGGTATTAGTGCGGTGGGTTTGTCGATATGCTGATCCGGTTATGGGAACAGGTTGGCACATGATTATTGGAGGTTTACCTTTATTCGGGTTATCGGCAATTTTAGAAACTCAACAATGGCAAAATATTGATCTGTCGGGTTGGGTAGCGATGGGTTATTCCACAACATTTGGAAGCGCGATCTCTTATGGATTATTTTTCTATTTTGCATCCAGTGGTAGCTTAACTAGCTTGAGTTCGCTAACCTTTCTAACTCCAGTTTTCGCCCTATTGTTTGGAAATTTCTTTTTACAAGAAGTCCTGAGTCCGCTACAATCAATGGGAGTTGGCTTAACATTAGTCAGTATCTATTTGGTCAATCAACGGGATACCTTAGCCGAAAAGCTTAAAATCAAACGTTCCAAGGATTTAACCTTATCTCAACCAGAAACCAATTTATTACAACCGACAGAGGGAAATTCCGTTGAGTTACCGATAGAAATTAAAGAAGTAGAGACAAGCCCAAGCCCATCTCTACACCCAAAACTGTAG
- the sppA gene encoding signal peptide peptidase SppA, translating to MIWPFKPRYRKQIARIEINGAIAGDTRKRVLEALKTVEEKKFPALLLRIDSPGGTVGDSQEIYSALKRLQKKLKIVASFGNISASGGVYIGMGAEHIMANPGTITGSIGVILRGNNLERLLEKVGVSFQVIKSGPYKDILSFDRELTDPETQILQELIDTSYQQFVQTVAESRNLPVDTVKTFADGRIFTGQQAVELGIVDRLGTEEEARRWAAELVKLDPDKTECFTFEKPKPFFNKVLGNNLAPNSIIAANNWLEFELSTNGLPLWMYRP from the coding sequence ATGATTTGGCCCTTTAAACCTCGATACCGCAAACAAATCGCCCGCATAGAAATTAATGGTGCGATCGCCGGAGATACGCGCAAACGGGTGTTAGAAGCCCTGAAAACCGTTGAAGAGAAGAAATTTCCCGCCCTATTGTTGAGAATTGATAGTCCTGGGGGAACCGTTGGCGACTCCCAAGAAATTTATAGTGCCCTAAAACGGTTGCAGAAAAAACTCAAAATTGTTGCCAGTTTTGGCAATATTTCGGCATCGGGTGGCGTTTATATTGGCATGGGAGCCGAACATATTATGGCGAACCCAGGAACAATTACTGGAAGTATTGGTGTTATTTTACGAGGGAATAATTTAGAACGGTTATTAGAAAAAGTCGGTGTTTCTTTTCAAGTGATTAAATCGGGGCCTTATAAAGATATTTTGTCTTTTGACCGAGAATTGACCGACCCAGAAACACAAATTTTACAAGAATTAATTGATACCAGTTATCAACAATTTGTCCAAACCGTTGCCGAATCTCGGAACTTACCCGTAGACACAGTTAAAACCTTTGCCGATGGTCGAATTTTTACCGGACAACAAGCCGTTGAACTGGGAATTGTAGATCGTTTAGGAACAGAAGAAGAAGCGCGACGTTGGGCGGCGGAATTGGTTAAACTCGATCCCGACAAAACCGAATGTTTCACGTTTGAAAAACCTAAACCTTTTTTTAATAAGGTTTTAGGGAATAATTTAGCCCCTAATAGCATTATTGCGGCAAACAATTGGTTAGAATTCGAGTTATCTACAAACGGTTTACCCTTGTGGATGTATCGACCCTAG